A single Anopheles funestus chromosome 2RL, idAnoFuneDA-416_04, whole genome shotgun sequence DNA region contains:
- the LOC125764166 gene encoding vacuolar protein sorting-associated protein 72 homolog yields the protein MAATRERRSNAGRRMASLLNEEEEDEFYKTSYGGFNETVDDGDYVQKNDDEEDIIDSDFSIDENDEPISDVEEEPAKGSKRRKVGTVTKAYREPAPKKQAPKTKEPKPKNERQSTLRKRPKFTVIDSGRKSFRKSTAAKTAATQSRLKQRFEAERKRTRVIRTEEYIPTQEELLEEAGITERENLKSLERFRRMELEKQKMRPTKKKFTGATIRYFSTAMPIIEEVYDHNTDVDPLSISDPKEADDTVEKTTREKSVKRNRKKTTLMEVTGQYERTFITFENDIDNKVFESYFPKPDTSRKHRQICAVTRLPARYFDPITQLPYRNMQAFKILREAYYQQLEERGNFDNPNVARWLEWRKKIKEYRVKTMKKTQSSISASSTKPTATAGSPVKLNSATPIVSGSSGTTK from the exons ATGGCTGCTACACGGGAACGACGATCAAATGCCGGCCGACGCATGGCCTCCTTGCTAAATGAAGAGGAAGAGGATGAATTCTACAAAACGTCCTACGGTGGATTCAATGAGACGGTCGACGATGGAGATTATGT CCAGAAAAATGACGACGAAGAAGATATTATCGATTCCGACTTCAGTATCGATGAAAACGACGAGCCCATTTCTGACGTGGAAGAGGAACCGGCAAAGGGAAGCAAACGCCGCAAAGTGGGTACTGTAACAAAGGCGTACCGTGAGCCAGCCCCTAAAAAACAGGCACCGAAAACGAAGGAACCAAAGCCGAAAAACGAACGGCAATCAACTCTTCGCAAGCGACCAAAGTTCACCGTAATCGATTCCGGTCGCAAATCGTTTCGTAAGTCAACTGCAGCGAAAACGGCCGCTACACAGAGCCGGCTTAAACAACGCTTCGAAGCGGAACGCAAACGGACTCGTGTTATAAGAACGGAGGAATATATACCGACGCAAGAGGAGCTGCTAGAGGAAGCGGGAATTACTGAACGGGAAAATCTGAAATCCTTGG AACGCTTTCGACGGATGGAactagaaaaacaaaaaatgagacctactaaaaaaaagtttactgGTGCTACAATACGTTACTTTTCCACTGCAATGCCCATCATAGAAGAAGTTTACGATCACAATACCGATGTAGATCCTTTAAGCATAAGCGATCCGAAGGAAGCGGACGATACAGTCGAGAAAAC CACGAGAGAAAAGTCTGTGAaacgaaacaggaaaaaaacaacgctgATGGAAGTAACTGGTCAATACGAGCGAACCTTCATCACCTTTGAAAATGACATCGATAACAAGGTGTTTGAATCGTACTTCCCCAAACCCGACACGAGTCGTAAGCATCGTCAAATTTGTGCCGTTACCCGACTGCCGGCCAGATACTTTGATCCCATTACGCAGCTACCTTACCGGAATATGCAAGCGTTCAAGATACTGCGCGAAGCGTACTACCAGCAGCTAGAGGAGCGTGGAAACTTCGACAACCCGAACGTTGCTCGCTGGTTAGAATGGCGCAAAAAGATAAAGGAATACCGCGTTAAGACTATGAAGAAAACGCAGTCTTCCATCAGCGCTAGCTCTACGAAGCCAACCGCCACAGCTGGCAGTCCGGTAAAATTAAACTCTGCCACACCCATAGTGTCGGGTTCCTCCGGGACGACGAAATGA
- the LOC125764169 gene encoding uncharacterized protein LOC125764169, translated as MTNTYQRQFLSEFISLYKSFPCLWDITAKEYLDRGEKQKAYNRLVQKYKEIDKHATRSTVVKKINVLRTCYRRELGKLNKSLQSGCGDKAHNPKLWYFDLLAFLHESKSREVESSYDDDGSINTTSVNEPNQNILQHAKFEFINDSSVDSNYIATTADEQVYSSCSLSPIPIAEKRQVSSLNQESNPQTDSTNKRVMFSSKGEDSFDIFGKHIAYKLQSLNKQQYILAQKLINDVLFEGEMETLNRKCSIMDRNNHQPNLR; from the exons ATGACCAATACCTATCAGCGCCAGTTTTTAAgcgaatttatttcattatacAAAAGCTTTCCATGCCTGTGGGACATTACAGCGAAGGAGTACCTTGATCGTGGCGAAAAACAGAAAGCATACAATCGATTGGTACAGAAGTACAAAGAAATAGACAAACATGCGACCCGCAGTACAGTGGTGAAGAAGATCAACGTACTCCGAACATGTTACCGTAGAGAGCTGGGCAAGTTGAATAAATCACTCCAATCGGGCTGTGGCGATAAGGCACACAATCCAAAGTTGTGGTATTTCGATTTGTTAGCTTTTTTGCACGAATCGAAAAGCAGGGAAGTTGAATCATCATACGACGACGACGGCAGTATCAATACAACAAGCGTAAATGAACCGAATCAAAACATTTTGCAGCACGCAAAGTTTGAG TTTATCAACGATTCGTCTGTCGATAGCAACTATATTGCTACAACTGCGGATGAGCAAGTGTACTCATCGTGCAGTCTATCGCCTATTCCAATAGCTGAAAAAAGACAGGTTTCTTCCCTCAATCAGGAGTCAAATCCACAAACTGATAGTACTAACAAACGAGTGATGTTTTCGTCAAAAGGCGAAGATTCTTTCGATATCTTTGGTAAACACATTGCCTACAAACTGCAGTCGTTAAACAAACAGCAGTACATACTGGCCCAAAAGTTAATCAACGACGTGCTGTTTGAAGGGGAAATGGAAACACTGAACAGAAAATGTAGCATAATGGATCGAAATAATCATCAGCCTAACCTTAGGTAA
- the LOC125764170 gene encoding uncharacterized protein LOC125764170 codes for MDCLKCNCGCDNLNKEELKALMKLCERVRDFVNSPTARAMFRRMFYPDEPDSYEPQPTGSRNHPVGKRPKPKAIKYLDCIEEAQMLLQAHDLSEEVVQEFAERIPDEELGNRLYDSTESNRTEVLQAIITEYGNLLFLNELYKKFELNLSKAYEGKVKIEKR; via the exons ATGGAT TGCTTAAAGTGCAACTGTGGCTGCGACAATCTCAACAAAGAAGAGCTGAAAGCGCTAATGAAATTGTGCGAAAGAGTAAGAGATTTTGTGAATAGTCCAACCGCCCGGGCGATGTTTCGAAGGATGTTTTATCCCGATGAGCCCGATAGCTACGAACCGCAGCCGACCGGATCTCGAAATCATCCTGTGGGAAAACGTCCAAAACCAAAGGCCATCAAATATCTGGATTGCATCGAGGAAGCGCAGATGTTGCTTCAAGCGCATGATTTGAGCGAGGAAGTAGTTCAAGAGTTCGCCGAACGCATTCCAGATGAGGAGCTGGGTAATCGATTATACGACAGTACCGAATCAAATCGCACGGAAGTTCTGCAAGCAATCATTACAGAATATGGCAACCTACTGTTCCTAAATGAGCTATACAAAAAGTTTGAGCTAAATTTATCCAAAGCGTACGAGGGAAAAGTTAAAATTGAAAAGCGATAG
- the LOC125764164 gene encoding E3 ubiquitin-protein ligase RING1 isoform X1: MASIEPMQNKTWDLSLYELHRTPQEAITDNTEIAVSPRSLHSELMCPICLDMLKKTMTTKECLHRFCSDCIITALRSGNKECPTCRKKLVSKRSLRPDPNFDLLISKIYPSRDEYEAHQERVLAKFNQSHSQQALVHSINEGIKLQSQNRPNRKQKGENDGLGPSNASSSSNSTAAPAASAPANANGTSEPGKDSQPTGTNATTASSGNTGSAATGGAVSGGGGVGGGGGGGGSGGSTAGGDQMRQSSNPPSVRSTPSPVPSNISSASKAKRPRSVMTSERSEESESNSEMDMRTEENDSNLDTEGEGNSEHGSDEIELVFKPHPTEMAGDNPLLKALKENSIRYIKTTSNATIDHLSKYLAMRLTLDLDPALPETYRLLNFCIYIAQQPNQLVVLSGNQTLQQVNEKFWKVVNKPLEMYYSWKKS, encoded by the exons ATGGCTTCGATCGAGCCCATGCAAAACAAGACATGGGATTTGTCGCTGTACGAACTGCATCGTACGCCTCAGGAAGCCATTACGGATAATACGGAAATTGCCGTATCGCCCCGTAGCTTGCACAGTGAACTGATGTGCCCGATTTGTCTGGACATGCTGAAGAAAACGATGACCACCAAGGAATGTCTGCACCGTTTCTGCTCGGACTGCATCATTACGGCGCTACGGTCCGGCAACAAGGAGTGTCCGACCTGTCGCAAGAAGCTAGTTTCGAAGCGATCGCTGCGTCCGGATCCAAATTTTGATTTGCTCATTTCGAAAATTTACCCCAGCCGGGACGAATACGAGGCACACCAGGAACGGGTGCTGGCAAAGTTTAACCAAAGCCACTCGCAACAGGCGTTGGTACATTCGATCAACGAAGGAATAAAGCTACAGTCACAGAACCGACCGAACAGGAAACAGAAGGGTGAAAATGATGGACTGGGCCCGTCGAATGCTAGTTCTTCCTCAAACTCAACCGCTGCACCTGCAGCATCAGCTCCAGCAAATGCTAACGGTACTAGTGAGCCGGGTAAAGATAGCCAACCAACAGGCACTAATGCTACCACAGCTAGTTCTGGCAACACTGGTTCTGCTGCTACCGGTGGTGCAGTtagcggtggcggtggcgtaggtggtggtggtggtggcggtggaagTGGTGGTTCAACGGCCGGAGGAGACCAGATGCGCCAGTCCTCCAATCCACCCTCGGTACGGAGCACCCCGTCACCGGTCCCTTCGAACATTAGTTCAGCGAGCAAAGCCAAACGTCCTCGTTCGGTAATGACGTCGGAACGTTCGGAAGAATCAGAAAGCAACAGCGAAATGGACATGCGAACGGAAGAGAACGACTCTAATCTCGACACGGAAGGTGAAGGCAACTCCGAGCATGGTAGTGACGAAATAGAGCTCGTCTTCAAGCCGCATCCAACGGAAATGGCCGGCGATAATCCGTTGCTAAAGGCGTTGAAAGAAAATTCCATCCGATACATCAAAACTACATCGAATGCAACGA TTGACCATCTGAGCAAATATTTGGCCATGCGTTTGACATTGGATTTGGATCCGGCCTTACCGGAAACGTATCGCCTGCTTAACTTCTGCATTTACATAGCACAGCAACCGAATCAGCTGGTAGTACTTAGTGGCAACCAGACACTCCAGcaagtgaatgaaaaattctGGAAGGTA GTCAACAAGCCCCTGGAGATGTATTACTCGTGGAAGAAATCCTAG
- the LOC125764164 gene encoding E3 ubiquitin-protein ligase RING1 isoform X2 — MASIEPMQNKTWDLSLYELHRTPQEAITDNTEIAVSPRSLHSELMCPICLDMLKKTMTTKECLHRFCSDCIITALRSGNKECPTCRKKLVSKRSLRPDPNFDLLISKIYPSRDEYEAHQERVLAKFNQSHSQQALVHSINEGIKLQSQNRPNRKQKGENDGLGPSNASSSSNSTAAPAASAPANANGTSEPGKDSQPTGTNATTASSGNTGSAATGGAVSGGGGVGGGGGGGGSGGSTAGGDQMRQSSNPPSVRSTPSPVPSNISSASKAKRPRSVMTSERSEESESNSEMDMRTEENDSNLDTEGEGNSEHGSDEIELVFKPHPTEMAGDNPLLKALKENSIRYIKTTSNATIDHLSKYLAMRLTLDLDPALPETYRLLNFCIYIAQQPNQLVVLSGNQTLQQVNEKFWKVNKPLEMYYSWKKS; from the exons ATGGCTTCGATCGAGCCCATGCAAAACAAGACATGGGATTTGTCGCTGTACGAACTGCATCGTACGCCTCAGGAAGCCATTACGGATAATACGGAAATTGCCGTATCGCCCCGTAGCTTGCACAGTGAACTGATGTGCCCGATTTGTCTGGACATGCTGAAGAAAACGATGACCACCAAGGAATGTCTGCACCGTTTCTGCTCGGACTGCATCATTACGGCGCTACGGTCCGGCAACAAGGAGTGTCCGACCTGTCGCAAGAAGCTAGTTTCGAAGCGATCGCTGCGTCCGGATCCAAATTTTGATTTGCTCATTTCGAAAATTTACCCCAGCCGGGACGAATACGAGGCACACCAGGAACGGGTGCTGGCAAAGTTTAACCAAAGCCACTCGCAACAGGCGTTGGTACATTCGATCAACGAAGGAATAAAGCTACAGTCACAGAACCGACCGAACAGGAAACAGAAGGGTGAAAATGATGGACTGGGCCCGTCGAATGCTAGTTCTTCCTCAAACTCAACCGCTGCACCTGCAGCATCAGCTCCAGCAAATGCTAACGGTACTAGTGAGCCGGGTAAAGATAGCCAACCAACAGGCACTAATGCTACCACAGCTAGTTCTGGCAACACTGGTTCTGCTGCTACCGGTGGTGCAGTtagcggtggcggtggcgtaggtggtggtggtggtggcggtggaagTGGTGGTTCAACGGCCGGAGGAGACCAGATGCGCCAGTCCTCCAATCCACCCTCGGTACGGAGCACCCCGTCACCGGTCCCTTCGAACATTAGTTCAGCGAGCAAAGCCAAACGTCCTCGTTCGGTAATGACGTCGGAACGTTCGGAAGAATCAGAAAGCAACAGCGAAATGGACATGCGAACGGAAGAGAACGACTCTAATCTCGACACGGAAGGTGAAGGCAACTCCGAGCATGGTAGTGACGAAATAGAGCTCGTCTTCAAGCCGCATCCAACGGAAATGGCCGGCGATAATCCGTTGCTAAAGGCGTTGAAAGAAAATTCCATCCGATACATCAAAACTACATCGAATGCAACGA TTGACCATCTGAGCAAATATTTGGCCATGCGTTTGACATTGGATTTGGATCCGGCCTTACCGGAAACGTATCGCCTGCTTAACTTCTGCATTTACATAGCACAGCAACCGAATCAGCTGGTAGTACTTAGTGGCAACCAGACACTCCAGcaagtgaatgaaaaattctGGAAG GTCAACAAGCCCCTGGAGATGTATTACTCGTGGAAGAAATCCTAG
- the LOC125764167 gene encoding uncharacterized protein LOC125764167, with protein sequence MFGNQFPLLLLFGIVLVGCAVAEKSVTTKSIKAHETDTASQTVTTGKAIRLGKASKKSTPITYIKTLAMDSTSNELDGHHGIHKNANRFAPKSLDVSSKKDLSNAELFGKLGLGKVRPATNHHKKRLAEESRHYGRPDDSHMYVIKLPPNPYYYTNNAPLNSISDVGKQVPVGFKSNGKPARIYHWNIPVLKKMLGAKQSRHPNSRRHDDIDELIDIKEIPTWSKPWEAAPREKSLLKMGSHERESESRLAKRKFPTYYAPAKKQTGGGKSKKHASGKYNTGSNGKPQSFYILGDKSSRTKIMSHPTVGV encoded by the exons ATGTTTGGCAATCAATTTCC gttgttgctgctgttcggcATAGTACTGGTCGGGTGCGCTGTGGCAGAAAAATCCGTAACCACTAAATCCATAAAGGCACACGAAACGGATACAGCCTCCCAGACGGTGACGACCGGAAAAGCGATCCGGCTGGGAAAGGCGAGCAAAAAGTCAACTCCTATTACGTACATCAAGACGCTCGCCATGGACAGCACGTCCAACGAGCTGGACGGTCACCACGGTATCCACAAGAACGCTAATCGATTCGCGCCGAAATCACTTGACGTTTCGTCGAAGAAGGATCTGAGCAATGCTGAGCTGTTCGG CAAACTTGGCCTGGGTAAGGTACGTCCCGCTACCAATCATCACAAGAAACGCTTGGCGGAGGAGTCACGGCACTACGGACGACCGGACGATTCGCACATGTATGTCATCAAGCTGCCCCCGAACCCGTACTACTACACAAATAACGCCCCGCTCAACAGTATTTCGGACGTTGGCAAACAG GTCCCGGTTGGATTCAAATCGAATGGTAAACCGGCACGCATCTACCATTGGAACATTCCGGTACTGAAGAAGATGCTCGGTGCAAAACAGAGCCGTCATCCAAACTCGCGCCGCCACGATGACATTGATGAGCTGATTGACATTAAGGAAATTCCTACCTGGAGCAAACCGTGGGAGGCTGCACCGCGCGAAAAGTCACTGCTGAAGATGGGTTCGCACGAGCGTGAATCTGAGTCGCGTCTGGCCAAACGCAAGTTTCCTACATACTACGCACCGGCCAAGAAGCAAACCGGCGGTGGAAAATCGAAGAAGCACGCCTCTGGCAAATACAACACCGGTAGCAATGGCAAACCGCAAAGTTTCTACATACTGGGCGATAAGAGTAGCAGAACGAAGATCATGAGTCACCCGACGGTTGGCGTGTAA